One genomic region from Quercus robur chromosome 4, dhQueRobu3.1, whole genome shotgun sequence encodes:
- the LOC126723345 gene encoding uncharacterized protein LOC126723345, with translation MKCKRHLSDLSSTVGVCASCLRDRLLALIAAQAQVQARAQSEAQTQAQSRDDPRKSDPNIKPPPLVFPRSVSPYVSRRKSDEATWQQRQHQNSYQDRRFYSTPQVGPATSSTAPASAPTSFTGGRSYGKKNGRFSLLTNLFRSRSEKLESDPRVSTCEPSAATTTTTATTAASTSSSSPSWFTAIFAGRMKKKSRLFVYDESTVERKPRPRADRGMSPARTGDSDEDCERSPPVSGYSTETWRSPAFQVRRTRHGHSHNVSGIAFCLSPLVRASPNRHWSQKGMPPDIAISGEVRATGKFCKNRSRKLVDFGRVNHNR, from the coding sequence aTGAAGTGTAAGAGGCATCTCTCTGACCTGAGTAGCACAGTCGGCGTGTGCGCCTCCTGTCTCCGCGACCGTCTCTTAGCTCTCATCGCCGCCCAGGCCCAGGTCCAGGCCCGAGCCCAGTCGGAAGCCCAAACCCAAGCTCAGTCCCGCGATGACCCGAGAAAATCTGACCCGAATATAAAACCGCCACCGTTGGTGTTCCCTCGCTCTGTCTCTCCTTACGTTTCTCGCCGCAAATCAGACGAGGCCACGTGGCAGCAACGGCAGCACCAGAATAGTTATCAGGATCGTCGGTTCTATAGTACTCCTCAGGTGGGGCCTGCCACGTCATCAACCGCCCCCGCCAGCGCCCCGACCAGCTTCACCGGCGGTAGGTCGTATGGGAAGAAGAACGGTAGGTTCTCGTTGCTTACGAACCTGTTCAGGTCCAGATCCGAGAAATTGGAATCGGATCCTAGGGTTTCGACTTGCGAGCCCTCGGctgctactactactactactgcGACTACTGCTGCTTCTACGAGTTCGTCTTCTCCGTCTTGGTTCACCGCGATCTTCGCCGGCCGCATGAAGAAGAAATCGCGGCTTTTCGTTTACGACGAGTCCACCGTGGAGAGAAAGCCTCGTCCGCGGGCTGATCGGGGAATGTCGCCGGCGAGAACGGGAGATTCCGACGAGGACTGCGAGCGTTCGCCGCCGGTGAGCGGTTACTCCACGGAGACGTGGAGGTCGCCGGCGTTTCAGGTGCGTCGGACACGGCACGGGCACAGCCACAACGTGTCCGGGATTGCATTTTGCCTGAGCCCGCTCGTGAGGGCGAGCCCGAACCGGCACTGGAGCCAGAAAGGTATGCCGCCGGACATCGCCATCTCCGGCGAGGTCAGAGCTACGGGGAAGTTTTGCAAGAACCGGTCGCGGAAGCTTGTGGATTTCGGAAGAGTCAATCACAACCGTTGA